The following are encoded together in the Pseudomonas sp. IB20 genome:
- a CDS encoding tryptophan synthase subunit beta — protein sequence MFYVQRDAQGALSRVEAAAFAESTETLPADHLEIQAWYANEAVETSLAQLKQSDLEMIRVLDDLIQVLTQKGVINVTDLPPAAQAKLMDRNHAREALGGLSHLINDEETGLI from the coding sequence ATGTTTTACGTGCAACGTGATGCACAGGGTGCACTGAGTCGCGTGGAGGCCGCCGCCTTTGCCGAGTCAACCGAAACCCTGCCGGCCGATCACCTTGAGATTCAGGCTTGGTACGCCAACGAAGCGGTGGAAACCAGCCTGGCACAGCTCAAGCAAAGTGACCTGGAGATGATCCGGGTGCTGGACGACTTGATTCAGGTACTGACCCAAAAGGGCGTGATCAACGTGACGGACCTGCCGCCGGCGGCGCAGGCCAAGCTGATGGACCGTAACCACGCGCGGGAAGCGTTGGGCGGGTTGAGCCATTTGATCAATGATGAAGAGACCGGGCTGATCTGA